Proteins from one Streptosporangium becharense genomic window:
- a CDS encoding molybdopterin-dependent oxidoreductase, with protein sequence MVEQPEPPGEEPRLPPGQYVPRGRPVIHYGRVPTFRPATWELRVMGATASGEQHRFTWPEFSALPRTTVMADFHCVTKFSVMGNEWGGVSTATLMEIAPPAPGVKHVMIWGEYGYSANVRMSDFTRPETLFVLELDEKPISAERGFPVRMVVPHLYAWKSVKWVRAVEYMLEDRRGFWEERGYHNIADPWREQRYSYQEEPGEGPP encoded by the coding sequence ATGGTGGAGCAGCCCGAACCTCCGGGCGAGGAACCTCGCCTGCCTCCGGGGCAGTATGTCCCTCGTGGACGTCCGGTCATCCACTACGGCCGGGTGCCCACGTTCCGCCCGGCCACGTGGGAGCTGCGCGTCATGGGGGCCACCGCCTCGGGCGAGCAGCACCGCTTCACCTGGCCCGAGTTCTCCGCGTTGCCGCGTACCACGGTCATGGCCGACTTCCACTGCGTCACCAAGTTCTCGGTCATGGGCAACGAGTGGGGTGGGGTGTCCACGGCGACGCTGATGGAGATCGCCCCGCCCGCCCCGGGCGTGAAGCACGTGATGATCTGGGGGGAGTACGGCTACAGCGCCAACGTGCGGATGAGCGACTTCACCCGCCCGGAGACGCTGTTCGTCCTGGAACTGGATGAGAAGCCCATCTCCGCGGAGCGCGGTTTCCCCGTCCGGATGGTCGTCCCGCACCTTTACGCCTGGAAGAGCGTCAAATGGGTGCGTGCCGTGGAGTACATGCTGGAGGACAGGCGTGGCTTCTGGGAGGAACGCGGCTATCACAACATCGCCGACCCATGGCGTGAACAGCGCTATTCCTATCAGGAGGAACCCGGAGAGGGCCCACCGTGA
- a CDS encoding glycerate kinase has protein sequence MFKSGYVVIAPDKFKGSLTAAEVATRVAAGLGPGVDAVVLPVADGGDGTVDAVVACGFTRVEVEVTGPVGEPVTAAYAWRDARAEGEVPTAVVELAEASGLRRLPATPSPAPGTTGPAEAAAGPAGEPGSPAHRGVALAPLTATSRGAGELIAHALRRGARRVVLGLGGSACTDGGSGMMGALGVRFLDASGQELPPGGAALRDLERIDVSGLVPLDGVEFVVAGDVDNPLLGPNGAAAVYGPQKGASPQDVRTLDAALARLAAVAAHTHGLVGAVEHDGVVRAMGVAGQPGAGAAGGVGFAALAFLSAGFRPGIDYLLDLLGFRDRLAGARLVITGEGSLDEQTLRGKAPAGVAAAAAEAGVPVVAVCGRRTLGDAELAAAGITAAYALTDIEPDPAVCMAKAGPLLERLTGKIAENHL, from the coding sequence TTGTTTAAGTCGGGATATGTCGTTATTGCTCCGGACAAGTTCAAGGGGTCGCTGACCGCCGCGGAGGTCGCCACGCGAGTGGCCGCGGGCCTCGGACCCGGGGTCGACGCGGTCGTGCTGCCGGTGGCCGATGGCGGGGACGGCACCGTGGACGCGGTCGTGGCCTGCGGGTTCACCCGGGTCGAGGTCGAGGTCACCGGTCCCGTCGGGGAGCCGGTCACGGCCGCCTACGCCTGGCGCGACGCCCGCGCCGAGGGCGAGGTGCCGACGGCGGTCGTCGAGCTGGCCGAGGCGTCCGGCCTACGGCGCCTCCCGGCCACCCCCTCGCCCGCTCCGGGCACGACCGGGCCGGCCGAGGCGGCTGCCGGGCCGGCCGGGGAGCCGGGCTCGCCCGCCCACCGGGGCGTCGCACTCGCCCCGCTCACCGCGACCAGCCGGGGCGCCGGCGAGCTCATCGCCCATGCCCTGCGGCGCGGTGCCCGGCGCGTCGTGCTCGGCCTCGGCGGCAGCGCCTGCACCGACGGCGGCTCGGGCATGATGGGGGCACTCGGCGTCCGTTTCCTGGACGCCTCCGGGCAGGAACTCCCGCCGGGCGGAGCAGCCCTGCGCGATCTGGAGCGGATCGATGTCTCCGGGCTCGTCCCGCTCGACGGGGTCGAGTTCGTCGTCGCGGGCGACGTGGACAACCCGCTGCTCGGCCCGAACGGCGCCGCGGCCGTGTACGGCCCGCAGAAGGGTGCGAGCCCGCAGGACGTGAGGACGCTCGACGCCGCCCTCGCCCGGCTCGCCGCCGTCGCCGCCCACACCCACGGCCTGGTCGGCGCCGTCGAGCACGACGGTGTCGTGCGCGCGATGGGAGTGGCCGGACAGCCCGGCGCCGGCGCCGCCGGCGGGGTGGGCTTCGCCGCGCTCGCCTTCCTGTCCGCCGGATTCAGGCCCGGGATCGACTACCTGCTCGACCTTCTCGGCTTCCGCGACCGGCTCGCCGGTGCCCGCCTCGTCATCACCGGCGAGGGGTCGCTGGACGAGCAGACGCTGCGCGGCAAGGCCCCGGCGGGGGTCGCGGCCGCCGCCGCCGAGGCCGGTGTCCCGGTCGTCGCGGTCTGCGGCCGGCGCACCCTCGGTGACGCGGAGCTGGCCGCGGCGGGCATCACGGCGGCGTACGCGCTCACCGACATCGAGCCCGACCCCGCCGTGTGCATGGCCAAGGCCGGCCCGCTGCTCGAACGGCTCACCGGGAAGATCGCGGAGAACCACCTGTAG
- a CDS encoding LytR/AlgR family response regulator transcription factor: protein MLRVLAVDDEVPALEEIACLLSQDPRIERVATAVGGVTALQDMVQMIGRGERLDGVFLDIRMPGLDGLDLARLIAGFPNPPRLVFVAADEDCAVQAFELEAVDYLLKPLRADRLAEAVRRLEAAVPAVAGPAPEDVIPVELAGRTRFVPQQAVWFAEAQGDYVRLHTDEGSYLVRMPLASLERRWADSGFIRVHRSTLVSVRHVSELRFDGGRVMIQVGTETLPVSRRHTRQVREQLVRRFRDRPTAPGAAKGRPVRSGAPG, encoded by the coding sequence ATGTTGCGAGTCCTGGCCGTTGACGACGAGGTCCCCGCTCTGGAGGAGATCGCCTGCCTCCTGAGCCAGGACCCCCGGATTGAGCGTGTCGCCACCGCCGTCGGCGGTGTCACGGCGCTCCAGGACATGGTCCAGATGATCGGCAGGGGTGAGCGGCTCGACGGGGTGTTCCTCGACATCCGCATGCCCGGCCTGGACGGCCTCGACCTGGCCAGGCTCATCGCGGGCTTTCCCAACCCGCCTCGCCTGGTGTTCGTCGCCGCCGACGAAGACTGCGCGGTGCAGGCGTTCGAACTGGAGGCGGTCGACTACCTGCTCAAGCCGCTCAGGGCCGACCGGCTGGCCGAGGCGGTACGCCGCCTGGAGGCCGCGGTCCCCGCCGTGGCCGGTCCCGCCCCGGAGGACGTCATCCCGGTCGAGCTCGCCGGTCGCACCAGGTTCGTGCCCCAGCAGGCCGTCTGGTTCGCCGAGGCGCAGGGTGACTACGTCCGCCTGCACACCGACGAGGGCAGCTACCTGGTGCGGATGCCCCTGGCCTCGCTGGAGAGACGCTGGGCCGATTCCGGGTTCATCCGGGTGCACCGCAGCACGCTGGTCTCGGTGCGCCATGTGAGCGAGCTCCGCTTCGACGGGGGCCGGGTGATGATCCAGGTCGGCACCGAGACGCTGCCGGTCAGCCGCCGCCATACCCGTCAGGTCCGTGAGCAACTCGTCCGCCGGTTCCGCGACCGACCGACCGCTCCCGGTGCGGCGAAGGGCCGCCCGGTCCGCTCCGGCGCTCCCGGATAA
- the pknB gene encoding Stk1 family PASTA domain-containing Ser/Thr kinase, with the protein MDTTLTDPLVGKLLDGRYRVESRIARGGMATVYLALDIRLDRTVAVKVMHRSLAEDPAFVRRFIGEAKSVASLSHPNVVHVFDQGTDGGNVYLSMEYVPGRTLRDVLRARGRFPAREALEVMIPILAALGAAHQAGLVHRDVKPENVLIADDGRVKVVDFGLARAIEATNQTRTGVMIGTIGYMSPEQVTAGAADARSDVYAAGIMLFELLTGRQPYEGDTPMSVAYRHVHDTVPAPSALLPGSPPLLDTLVAQATARDPAGRPADATALLVAAVEAHRMLPRESGPVPAIPPVAGPSNATQVHPASTPPAPVNHTLIQPRAELLTSPAGGQASPAAPPAPVPAAPARERRGPRARWFLIALAVVMVAAVGVTGWLFSQETSIKVPYLIGQNITLAVAEAKQRGFVVEEGKAEHDEKVPKGNVLRTEPASGTEAEPGAKLILIASAGPKRIAVPNVVGLSAPEARVKLSEAGLVPGSVRRQPNETVPRDQVIRTSPAVGNQVKEGTKVNLVVSAGLVMPDIKGMPRDQADQTLRAAGFVPEFVEQVDAAQPCTVIAQDPQPGAEVDRGAVVRLTLSQCSNPEWHWPWENNGQNPNEPGGNVVVIPNIVFKDVKAATQELQTAGMRVKVKKALGRGRVLAQTPAGGQPAPSGTEVTIWH; encoded by the coding sequence GTGGACACGACGCTTACTGACCCCCTGGTCGGGAAACTCCTCGACGGGCGTTACCGCGTCGAGTCCCGGATCGCCCGGGGCGGCATGGCGACCGTCTATCTGGCCCTGGACATCCGGCTCGACCGCACGGTCGCCGTGAAGGTCATGCACCGCTCGCTGGCCGAGGATCCCGCCTTCGTGCGGCGTTTCATCGGTGAGGCGAAGTCGGTGGCGAGCCTTTCGCACCCCAACGTGGTGCACGTGTTCGACCAGGGCACGGACGGCGGCAACGTCTACCTGTCGATGGAGTACGTCCCGGGGCGCACCCTGCGCGACGTGCTCCGTGCCCGGGGCAGGTTCCCCGCCCGCGAGGCGCTCGAGGTGATGATCCCGATCCTCGCCGCGCTGGGCGCCGCCCACCAGGCCGGCCTCGTCCACCGCGACGTGAAGCCGGAGAACGTGCTGATCGCCGATGACGGGCGGGTCAAGGTCGTGGACTTCGGCCTGGCCCGCGCGATCGAGGCGACCAACCAGACCCGTACCGGTGTCATGATCGGCACCATCGGCTACATGTCGCCCGAGCAGGTGACCGCCGGTGCCGCCGACGCCCGCAGCGACGTCTACGCGGCCGGCATCATGCTGTTCGAGCTGCTGACCGGCCGCCAGCCGTACGAGGGTGACACGCCGATGTCGGTGGCCTACCGGCATGTGCACGACACCGTGCCCGCACCCTCGGCGCTGCTGCCCGGCTCGCCCCCGCTGCTCGACACGCTGGTGGCCCAGGCGACGGCGCGCGACCCGGCCGGTCGGCCGGCCGACGCCACCGCGCTGCTGGTCGCCGCCGTCGAGGCGCACCGGATGCTCCCCAGGGAGAGCGGCCCGGTGCCGGCGATCCCCCCCGTCGCCGGCCCGTCGAATGCCACGCAGGTCCACCCGGCGTCCACCCCGCCCGCGCCGGTCAACCACACCCTCATCCAGCCGAGGGCCGAGCTGCTCACCAGCCCCGCCGGCGGCCAGGCGTCGCCCGCGGCGCCACCGGCGCCGGTCCCGGCGGCACCGGCCAGGGAGCGCCGCGGCCCGCGGGCCCGGTGGTTCCTGATCGCGCTGGCCGTCGTGATGGTGGCCGCGGTCGGCGTGACCGGCTGGCTGTTCTCGCAGGAGACCTCGATCAAGGTGCCCTACCTGATCGGGCAGAACATCACCCTCGCCGTCGCCGAGGCCAAGCAGCGCGGCTTCGTCGTCGAGGAGGGCAAGGCCGAGCACGACGAGAAGGTGCCCAAGGGCAACGTGCTGCGCACCGAACCGGCCTCGGGCACCGAGGCCGAGCCGGGGGCGAAGCTGATCCTCATCGCCTCGGCGGGCCCCAAGCGGATCGCCGTGCCCAACGTGGTGGGGCTGAGCGCTCCGGAGGCCCGCGTCAAGCTGTCGGAGGCGGGGCTCGTCCCCGGGAGCGTCCGCAGGCAGCCCAACGAGACCGTCCCCCGCGACCAGGTGATCCGCACCAGCCCGGCCGTGGGCAACCAGGTCAAGGAGGGCACCAAGGTCAATCTGGTCGTCAGCGCGGGCCTCGTCATGCCGGACATCAAGGGCATGCCGCGTGACCAGGCCGACCAGACACTGCGCGCGGCGGGTTTCGTCCCCGAGTTCGTCGAGCAGGTCGACGCCGCCCAGCCGTGCACCGTCATCGCCCAGGACCCGCAGCCCGGCGCGGAGGTCGACCGGGGTGCCGTGGTCCGGCTGACCCTCTCACAGTGCAGCAACCCCGAATGGCACTGGCCCTGGGAGAACAACGGGCAGAACCCCAATGAGCCCGGCGGGAACGTCGTCGTCATCCCGAACATCGTGTTCAAGGACGTCAAGGCGGCCACCCAGGAACTTCAGACGGCGGGGATGCGGGTGAAGGTGAAAAAAGCCCTGGGCCGGGGACGGGTCCTGGCCCAGACCCCGGCGGGCGGTCAGCCGGCTCCCTCCGGCACCGAGGTGACCATCTGGCACTGA
- the thiO gene encoding glycine oxidase ThiO translates to MAHHFDVLVIGGGVIGLSVAWRAAGRGLRVAVADPEPGTGASHAAAGMLAPVSEVTYTEEPLLRLGLASLERWPAFAAELAEASGHDVDYRTEGTLDVAFGSDDLAALDDLAVFVAKLGLPAERLTGRECRRLEPMLAPAVRGGMLAGKDAWVDPRRVVVALLSALERAGGTLLRTRVTGAVTTAGTVTGVRLETGETVGADRVVLAAGAWSATLDGLPPEALPPVRPVKGQIMRLRSSAPILRRCVRGTVHGSYVYLVPRGDGEVVLGATQEEMGFDTRVTAGGLWELLRDARELVPGVTEFEVTDVVAGLRPGSPDNLPLVGPAAVPGLWLATGHHRGGVLLAPLTADLCSDTADPELSAICSPLRFQERR, encoded by the coding sequence ATGGCACATCATTTCGACGTCCTCGTCATCGGCGGGGGCGTGATCGGACTGTCGGTCGCCTGGCGCGCGGCCGGACGCGGCCTGCGGGTCGCGGTGGCGGACCCCGAGCCGGGCACCGGGGCCTCGCACGCGGCGGCGGGCATGCTGGCGCCGGTCAGCGAGGTCACCTACACCGAGGAACCGCTGCTCCGGCTGGGCCTGGCCTCCCTGGAGCGGTGGCCCGCCTTCGCCGCGGAGCTCGCCGAGGCGAGCGGGCACGACGTCGACTACCGCACCGAGGGGACCCTCGACGTCGCCTTCGGCTCCGACGACCTGGCCGCGCTGGACGACCTGGCCGTCTTCGTCGCCAAGCTGGGGCTGCCCGCCGAACGCCTGACCGGCCGCGAGTGCCGCCGCCTCGAACCCATGCTCGCCCCCGCCGTCCGCGGCGGCATGCTGGCCGGCAAAGACGCCTGGGTCGACCCCAGGAGGGTCGTCGTGGCCCTGCTGTCCGCGCTGGAGCGCGCCGGGGGCACCCTGCTCCGGACCCGTGTCACCGGGGCGGTCACGACGGCGGGCACCGTCACCGGGGTGAGGCTGGAGACCGGCGAGACCGTCGGCGCCGACCGGGTCGTGCTGGCGGCCGGCGCGTGGTCGGCGACCCTGGACGGACTGCCCCCCGAGGCGCTGCCCCCGGTGCGTCCCGTCAAGGGCCAGATCATGCGGCTGCGTTCCTCCGCGCCGATCCTGCGGCGATGCGTGCGCGGGACCGTGCACGGCTCGTACGTGTACCTGGTGCCGCGGGGGGACGGGGAGGTCGTCCTCGGCGCCACCCAGGAGGAGATGGGCTTCGACACCCGCGTCACCGCCGGCGGGCTGTGGGAGCTGCTGCGCGACGCGCGGGAGCTCGTCCCCGGCGTGACGGAGTTCGAGGTGACCGACGTGGTGGCGGGACTACGCCCCGGCAGCCCGGACAACCTGCCCCTCGTCGGCCCGGCCGCCGTGCCGGGACTGTGGCTGGCCACCGGCCACCACCGGGGCGGGGTGCTGCTCGCCCCGCTCACCGCCGACCTCTGCTCGGACACGGCCGATCCGGAGCTCTCCGCGATCTGCTCTCCCCTCCGTTTCCAGGAGCGCCGATGA
- the thiS gene encoding sulfur carrier protein ThiS produces the protein MKVTVNGIAHELPAGATVAQAVLILTENRSGVAVAVNDEVVPRGGWDSTALAEDDRVEVLTAVQGG, from the coding sequence ATGAAAGTGACCGTCAACGGGATCGCGCACGAACTGCCCGCGGGGGCGACCGTCGCGCAGGCCGTGCTGATACTGACCGAGAACAGGAGCGGGGTGGCCGTCGCGGTGAACGACGAGGTCGTCCCCCGGGGCGGGTGGGACTCCACCGCGCTCGCCGAGGACGACCGGGTCGAGGTGCTGACGGCGGTGCAGGGAGGGTGA
- a CDS encoding NAD(P)/FAD-dependent oxidoreductase, which translates to MVVGAGLAGVRSVEALRARGFGGTITMIGEERHRPYDRPPLSKGVLLRETDSTIVDSDLDALEVDFRPGVVAKGLHSGVVETTEGELAYDGLVIATGARPVRLRGDGPQHVLRTIDDALELRSLLTAGTSVVIIGAGWIGAEVATAARRAGCAVTVVEAAAAPLAAALGQVGAHTVPWYAEAGVDLLLGSLVASVDQGGVTLADGSVIEAEVVVTGVGVRPATDWLAGSGIRLDNGVVTDEHLRTSLPDVVAAGDCAAWWSRRYGRRLRVEHWDTALSAPEVAVATLMGAAAVYDPVPYFWSEQFGNMVQYAGDHDGARMVVRGDPAAPGKARWAVCWVTGDDRLAAVLAVNRPRDLLQGRRLIESGQRLDTGRLADPAVPLRDCTPV; encoded by the coding sequence GTGGTGGTTGGGGCCGGCCTCGCCGGTGTGCGCAGCGTCGAAGCCTTACGGGCCCGCGGGTTCGGCGGCACGATCACGATGATCGGTGAGGAGCGGCACCGTCCCTACGACCGCCCGCCCCTGTCCAAGGGCGTGCTGCTCAGGGAGACCGACTCCACGATCGTCGACTCCGACCTCGACGCGCTCGAGGTCGACTTCCGTCCCGGCGTGGTCGCCAAGGGGCTGCACTCCGGTGTGGTCGAGACCACGGAGGGCGAACTGGCCTACGACGGCCTGGTGATCGCCACCGGCGCGCGGCCGGTCCGGCTGCGCGGCGACGGCCCCCAGCACGTCCTGCGCACCATCGACGACGCGCTCGAACTGCGCTCCCTGCTCACCGCGGGAACCTCGGTCGTGATCATCGGCGCCGGCTGGATCGGCGCCGAGGTGGCCACCGCCGCGCGCAGGGCGGGCTGCGCCGTGACCGTCGTCGAAGCCGCCGCCGCGCCGCTCGCCGCCGCGCTCGGCCAGGTCGGCGCGCACACCGTCCCCTGGTACGCGGAGGCGGGCGTCGACCTGCTCCTGGGTTCCCTGGTCGCCTCCGTCGACCAGGGCGGCGTCACCCTGGCCGACGGCTCCGTGATCGAGGCCGAGGTGGTCGTCACCGGCGTGGGCGTACGTCCCGCCACCGACTGGCTGGCCGGCTCCGGCATCCGGCTGGACAACGGGGTCGTCACCGACGAGCACCTGCGCACCTCGCTGCCGGACGTCGTCGCCGCCGGAGACTGCGCCGCCTGGTGGTCACGCCGTTACGGCCGCCGCCTGCGCGTCGAGCACTGGGACACCGCGCTGAGCGCCCCCGAGGTGGCCGTGGCCACCTTGATGGGCGCGGCCGCGGTCTACGACCCGGTCCCCTACTTCTGGTCCGAGCAGTTCGGGAACATGGTCCAGTACGCCGGTGACCACGACGGTGCCCGCATGGTCGTGCGCGGCGACCCGGCGGCCCCGGGGAAGGCCAGGTGGGCGGTGTGCTGGGTGACCGGCGACGACCGGCTCGCCGCCGTCCTGGCGGTCAACCGCCCCCGCGACCTGCTCCAGGGGCGCCGTCTCATCGAGAGCGGCCAGCGGCTCGACACCGGCCGCCTGGCCGATCCCGCGGTGCCGTTGCGCGACTGCACGCCGGTCTGA
- the aroF gene encoding 3-deoxy-7-phosphoheptulonate synthase, with translation MVIVMRPDATRADVEAVAQTVGAAGGEAFVSRGVSRTIIGLVGDVDRFATLDLRGMSGVADVIRVSTPYKLVSRDHHPERSTVRVGGVPIGPRTVTLIAGPCAVETPEQTLAAARMARAAGATLLRGGAYKPRTSPYAFQGLGETGLRILADVRAETGLPVVTEVVDAHDVDLVASYADMLQIGTRNAQNFALLQAVGAAGKPVMLKRGMNATIEEWLMAAEYIAQRGNLDIVLCERGIRTFETATRNTLDISAVPVAQRLSHLPVIVDPSHSGGRRDLVLPLTRAALAVGADGVIIDVHPHPEQALCDGPQALVDRDLEELARVMAQFPPMLGKTAAADALVSA, from the coding sequence ATGGTCATCGTCATGAGGCCCGACGCCACCAGGGCGGACGTCGAGGCGGTCGCGCAGACCGTCGGCGCGGCGGGGGGTGAGGCGTTCGTCAGCCGGGGCGTCAGCCGCACCATCATCGGCCTGGTCGGTGACGTCGACCGGTTCGCCACGCTCGATCTGCGCGGGATGAGCGGCGTGGCCGACGTGATACGGGTCAGCACCCCCTACAAGCTGGTCAGCCGCGACCACCACCCGGAACGTTCCACCGTCCGGGTCGGCGGCGTGCCCATCGGGCCTCGGACGGTCACGCTGATCGCCGGCCCCTGCGCGGTGGAGACCCCGGAGCAGACCCTGGCCGCCGCGCGCATGGCGCGGGCCGCCGGCGCCACCCTGCTGCGCGGCGGCGCCTACAAGCCCCGCACCTCCCCCTATGCCTTCCAGGGGCTGGGCGAGACGGGCCTGCGCATCCTCGCCGACGTCCGCGCCGAAACCGGGCTGCCCGTCGTGACCGAGGTCGTCGACGCCCACGACGTCGACCTGGTCGCCTCCTACGCCGACATGCTGCAGATCGGCACCCGCAACGCGCAGAACTTCGCCCTGTTGCAGGCCGTCGGCGCCGCCGGCAAGCCGGTCATGCTCAAGCGCGGCATGAACGCCACCATCGAGGAGTGGCTGATGGCCGCCGAGTACATCGCCCAGCGCGGCAACCTCGACATCGTGCTGTGCGAGCGCGGCATCCGCACCTTCGAGACCGCCACCCGCAACACCCTGGACATCTCCGCGGTCCCGGTCGCCCAGCGCCTGTCGCACCTGCCGGTCATCGTGGACCCCTCCCACTCCGGCGGCCGGCGCGACCTGGTGCTGCCGCTGACCCGCGCGGCCCTCGCCGTCGGCGCCGACGGCGTGATCATCGACGTCCACCCGCACCCCGAGCAGGCCCTGTGCGACGGCCCCCAGGCACTGGTCGACAGGGACCTGGAGGAGCTGGCCCGGGTGATGGCCCAGTTCCCGCCGATGCTGGGCAAGACCGCCGCCGCCGACGCCCTGGTCTCCGCCTGA
- a CDS encoding deoxyribonuclease IV, protein MTPLSPIGGHVSVIGGLAKGGLQYASDIGAEMIQVFVTNPRGWALAVGNRAQDTKLLESGMLSFVHAPYLVNMGSPSAETLEKSVATVRHGLRRGRDIGAKGMVIHTGSAVSQSRDDAMRQLHEHLLPLLEEIPDDGPDLLLEPMAGQGSMLCATVQDLEPYLEALEWHPKAGVCLDTCHAFAAGHDLSAPGGVGETLEALHAIAPGRLKLIHANDSKDVCDSKKDRHENIGAGHIGAQPFADLMRHPVAAGVPLCIETPGGAEKHREDIELLKKLRDTGSPTDGISLT, encoded by the coding sequence ATGACTCCTCTCTCTCCCATCGGCGGACACGTCTCCGTCATCGGCGGCCTGGCCAAGGGCGGGCTGCAGTACGCCTCAGACATCGGTGCCGAGATGATCCAGGTCTTCGTCACCAACCCCCGCGGCTGGGCGCTCGCCGTGGGCAACCGCGCACAGGACACCAAGCTGCTCGAATCAGGCATGTTGTCCTTCGTGCACGCGCCGTACCTGGTCAACATGGGTTCCCCCAGCGCCGAGACGCTGGAGAAGTCGGTGGCCACCGTGCGGCACGGCCTGCGGCGCGGCAGAGACATCGGCGCCAAGGGAATGGTGATCCACACCGGGTCGGCGGTCAGCCAGTCGCGCGACGACGCCATGCGGCAGCTGCACGAGCATCTCCTGCCGCTGCTGGAGGAGATCCCCGACGACGGTCCCGACCTGCTGCTGGAGCCGATGGCGGGGCAGGGGTCGATGCTCTGCGCCACCGTCCAGGATCTGGAGCCCTATCTCGAGGCCCTGGAGTGGCACCCGAAGGCGGGTGTCTGCCTCGACACCTGTCACGCCTTCGCCGCGGGCCACGACCTGTCGGCCCCCGGCGGGGTCGGGGAGACCCTCGAGGCCCTGCACGCGATCGCGCCGGGGCGCCTGAAGCTGATCCACGCCAACGACTCCAAGGACGTGTGCGACTCCAAGAAGGACCGCCACGAGAACATCGGCGCGGGCCACATCGGCGCGCAGCCGTTCGCCGACCTGATGCGCCACCCGGTGGCCGCGGGGGTGCCGCTCTGCATCGAGACGCCGGGCGGCGCCGAGAAACACCGCGAGGACATCGAGCTGCTCAAGAAGCTCCGCGACACCGGATCCCCGACGGACGGCATTTCCCTCACGTGA
- a CDS encoding thiazole synthase, which yields MNDDLIIGGEKFSSRLIMGTGGAPSLEVLDAALAASGTELTTVAMRRLDPAARGSVLDVLRRRDIKVLPNTAGCFTAGEAVLTARLAREALETDWVKLEVIADERTLLPDPIETFDAAERLVADGFTVLPYIGDDPVLARRLEQAGCAAVMPLGAPIGSGLGIRNPHNIELIVEFANVPVILDAGIGTASDAALAMELGCDAVLLATAVTRARQPELMAQAMRSAVGAGRAARLAGRIPRRRYAEASSPLHR from the coding sequence ATGAACGACGATCTGATCATCGGCGGGGAGAAGTTCTCCTCCCGCCTCATCATGGGCACCGGTGGCGCACCCTCCCTGGAGGTCCTGGACGCCGCGCTCGCCGCCTCCGGGACCGAGCTGACCACGGTCGCGATGCGGCGGCTCGACCCCGCCGCCCGCGGCTCGGTGCTCGACGTGCTGCGCAGGCGCGACATCAAGGTCCTGCCGAACACCGCGGGCTGCTTCACGGCCGGGGAGGCCGTGCTGACCGCGCGGCTGGCTCGGGAGGCGCTGGAGACCGACTGGGTGAAGCTGGAGGTGATCGCCGACGAGCGCACCCTGCTGCCCGACCCCATCGAGACGTTCGACGCCGCCGAACGCCTGGTCGCCGACGGGTTCACGGTGCTGCCCTACATCGGCGACGACCCGGTGCTGGCGCGCAGGCTGGAACAGGCGGGCTGCGCGGCGGTGATGCCGCTGGGCGCGCCGATCGGCTCCGGGCTCGGCATCCGCAACCCGCACAACATCGAACTCATCGTGGAGTTCGCGAACGTGCCGGTCATCCTGGACGCCGGGATCGGCACGGCCAGTGACGCGGCGCTGGCGATGGAGCTGGGCTGCGACGCGGTGCTGCTCGCCACGGCGGTCACCCGGGCCCGGCAGCCGGAGCTGATGGCGCAGGCCATGCGGTCGGCGGTCGGCGCGGGCCGGGCGGCCCGCCTGGCCGGGCGGATACCCCGGCGTCGCTACGCGGAGGCGTCCTCACCGCTTCATCGATAG